From the Amblyraja radiata isolate CabotCenter1 chromosome 26, sAmbRad1.1.pri, whole genome shotgun sequence genome, one window contains:
- the slc16a3 gene encoding monocarboxylate transporter 4 has product MGVVVADGKGPGVEAPDGGWGWAVLVGCFVITGFSYAFPKAVSVYFKELIKEFHIGYSDTAWISSIVLAMLYGTGPISSVLVNRFGCRPVMMVGGFFASAGMILGSMCTSIIQIYLTVGVMTGLGLALNFQPSLIMINRYFDKRRPLANGLTAAGSPVFLCTLSPLGQVLIKTYGWRGGFLIFGGLLLNCCACAALMRPLRPSGKEKAKLKEEKETPVKKHKLQLLDCSVFKNRGFLIYTIAATVMVFGLFVPPVFVVNYAKDLGIPDTDAAFLLSILGFVDIFARPLCGILAGTKFMRPRCVYFFGFAMIFNGITDLGGSFAHDYAGLTVFCIFFGMSYGMVGALQFEVLMTIVGTQKFPSAIGLVLLMEAMAVLVGPPGAGKLLDYTNVYRYVFYLAGSEVVLSSLILVIGNFFCISGKAKPPETEPKEAVQEARPGELDQEQGTVESVEVEQFLKSDTEENGEIVPTPETSV; this is encoded by the exons ATGGGTGTGGTAGTAGCAGATGGTAAAGGTCCAGGAGTGGAAGCCCCCGATGGTGGCTGGGGCTGGGCTGTTCTCGTTGGCTGCTTCGTCATCACTGGTTTCTCTTACGCTTTTCCGAAAGCCGTCAGCGTTTACTTCAAGGAACTAATCAAGGAGTTCCATATTGGGtacagtgatacagcatggatatcATCCATTGTGCTCGCCATGTTGTACGGAACAG GACCGATATCCAGTGTACTTGTCAATCGCTTTGGTTGTCGTCCTGTGATGATGGTAGGAGGTTTCTTTGCATCAGCGGGTATGATCCTGGGGTCGATGTGCACCAGCATCATCCAGATCTACCTTACAGTTGGCGTTATGACTG GTCTGGGTCTGGCCTTGAACTTTCAACCATCTCTCATCATGATAAACCGCTACTTTGACAAGCGACGGCCGTTAGCTAATGGCCTGACTGCAGCTGGGAGCCCGGTGTTTCTGTGTACCCTCTCACCGTTGGGCCAAGTACTGATCAAGACGTACGGGTGGCGAGGTGGCTTCCTCATCTTTGGGGGTCTGCTGCTCAACTGCTGTGCCTGTGCAGCTCTGATGAGACCACTGCGGCCAAGCGGCAAAGAGAAAGCCAAGCTGAAAGAGGAGAAGGAGACACCAGTGAAGAAGcacaaactgcagctgctggattgCTCTGTTTTCAAGAACCGAGGTTTTCTCATTTACACCATCGCGGCAACCGTCATGGTCTTTGGACTCTTTGTTCCTCCTGTCTTCGTCGTAAACTATGCAAAAGACTTGGGAATACCAGACACAGACGCTGCTTTCTTGTTATCCATCTTGGGATTCGTGGACATTTTCGCCCGCCCTCTCTGTGGTATTCTCGCGGGTACAAAATTCATGCGCCCCCGATGTGTATATTTCTTTGGCTTTGCAATGATCTTCAACGGGATCACTGATTTGGGCGGCTCCTTTGCTCACGATTATGCCGGACTGACAGTGTTCTGTATTTTCTTTGGAATGTCCTATGGAATGGTGGGGGCCCTGCAGTTCGAGGTGTTGATGACCATTGTTGGAACCCAGAAGTTCCCCAGTGCGATTggactggtgttgttgatggaAGCAATGGCCGTGTTGGTAGGCCCACCAGGTGCTG GGAAACTGTTGGATTATACCAATGTTTACAGGTATGTTTTTTACTTGGCTGGCTCCGAGGTGGTCCTCTCGTCCCTGATACTGGTTATCGGAAACTTTTTCTGCATAAGTGGGAAAGCTAAACCACCTGAGACTGAGCCGAAGGAAGCTGTGCAAGAGGCGAGGCCAGGGGAGCTGGACCAAGAGCAGGGAACTGTGGAATCCGTGGAAGTGGAACAGTTCCTGAAAAGCGACACGGAAGAAAATGGGGAAATCGTGCCGACACCTGAAACCAGCGTATGA